A single region of the Gossypium arboreum isolate Shixiya-1 chromosome 12, ASM2569848v2, whole genome shotgun sequence genome encodes:
- the LOC108477723 gene encoding putative F-box/FBD/LRR-repeat protein At3g49030, whose translation MARIKTTLELEDRLSDLPDCLLHHIFGFIDFKYCIRTSVLSKRWKLLWTSLSNLYFDGCDGTRLPDFHRFVLEALFRRGRHHNKYPLNEVRLHLMWMGTHSSFLKKNIAHLESHNVRCLGISFDQNLCNFNDQDFPARFSRSQVLKTLELTRCHIRPSESDCKPTWTNLNLHECDFCPQIMFFNPFENCLHLKELRLHKCSVSGKAVLNISCPRLVNLVLTDLKVHTRDPVDDKFKLIILAPQPVSFSLTLNRPLNFTALHLPALDNVEIQIRSPNNFKTLSFSRLITMLQGLRYARSVIKVEKDERESGS comes from the coding sequence ATGGCAAGAATTAAAACAACGCTGGAATTGGAGGATAGGTTGAGTGACCTACCCGATTGCCTGCTTCATCACATCTTTGGTTTCATTGATTTCAAGTATTGTATCCGAACCAGTGTGCTCTCGAAGAGATGGAAACTCCTGTGGACTTCTCTTTCAAATCTATATTTCGACGGATGTGATGGAACCAGACTGCCCGATTTTCATCGATTCGTGCTCGAAGCGTTGTTTCGTCGTGGTCGACATCATAATAAGTATCCATTGAACGAAGTTAGGTTGCATCTCATGTGGATGGGCACACATTCAAGCTTCTTGAAAAAAAACATAGCTCATCTGGAATCTCACAATGTACGATGTCTTGGTATTAGTTTCGATCAAAACCTATGTAATTTTAACGACCAAGATTTCCCAGCTAGGTTTAGCCGATCTCAGGTTCTGAAAACCCTAGAGCTCACACGGTGCCATATACGTCCATCGGAATCTGATTGTAAGCCCACATGGACCAATTTGAATTTGCACGAATGTGATTTTTGTCCGCAGATCATGTTTTTCAATCCTTTTGAAAATTGTCTACATTTGAAGGAACTGCGCCTACATAAGTGTAGCGTTTCAGGGAAGGCAGTTTTGAATATTTCGTGTCCTCGACTTGTCAACTTGGTGTTAACTGATTTGAAGGTACATACTAGAGATCCAGTTGACGATAAATTTAAGCTTATAATTTTAGCACCACAACCCGTATCTTTTAGCCTTACATTAAATAGGCCTCTCAATTTCACTGCTCTTCACCTTCCTGCATTGGACAATGTGGAAATTCAAATTCGTTCACCAAATAACTTTAAGACTCTCAGTTTTTCACGCTTGATCACTATGTTACAAGGGCTTCGTTACGCACGATCTGTGATAAAGGTTGAGAAGGATGAACGCGAAagcggatcgtaa